The window AGCCAGAGGCCGCGCAGAGAGAGCGCCATCGCCTCGGAGGCTCCCGTGTAGGGATCGGTCCAGCATTTATAGGGTTCGGCCTCCATCGTGAGGACGCAGGCGCGGTGTGTATCGGGAACCTCGACGATCGCCGCCGGCTCGCCGGGGCCCGCTATCGTGTGAAGCTGTACCATCGAGTCGTACTGCTCCCAGATCGCGTCCTTGCGGTGTCCGTTGGGGCAGGAGAGCATCTCGAGAAGATCCTTCGCGGGATCGGCGCTCGCCAGCTTTGAAAGTTCAATGGCCTGCCGCGCGGGCAGGTCCTTCGGCTCGGCGGCGGGCCAGAGGATCTCCGGCGTATCTCCCAGTATCGAAGTCGGCAGCTCCGCCTCCAGCACGCCGTTCTTATAGACGCGGTAACGTTTGCTGTCCGTCATCTCGCCGACGATCGCGCAGTCGAGGCCGTAGTGCTTCGCCATCGCGAAGACCGGCTCCAGCTTCTCCTCCTCGACGATCAGAAGCATACGCTCCTGCGACTCGGAGAGGAAAATCTCCCAGGGAAGCATATCCGCTTCGCGCAGGGGGATCTTTTCGACCTGAATATCGATGCCGCAGCCGCTCTTATGGGCGATCTCGCTTGACGACGAAAGGATGCCCGCCGCGCCCATATCCTGCATCGAGGCGATGAGCTTCTTGTCGAGGAGGTCCATGCAGCACTCAATGAGCAACTTTTCCTCAAAGGGGTCGCCTATCTGTATCTGGGGCTTGCTGGCCTTGGAATCCTCGTCGAGTTCGCGCGAGGCGAAGGAGGCTCCGGCGATGCCGTCGCGTCCCGTCTTTGAGCCGAGTAGTACCGCGTAATCTCCGGGTTTGGCCGTCTGTGAGCTAGCCATCTTGTCCAGACGCACGAAACCGGCGCTGAAGGCGTTGACGAGCGGGTTGTCGTTGTAACAGGGCGAATAAAAGGTCTTACCGCCGACGATCGGCACGCCGACCGCGTTGCCGTAAGAGCCGATACCCTCGACGATGCCCTTGGCGAGGTTGCGCGTCTTCTGTAGCGAGGCGTCGCCGAAGAAAAGGCCGTCCATCGAGACCGAGGGACGGGCGCCCATCGCGATGATGTCACGGATGATGCCGCCGACTCCCGTCGCCGCTCCCTGGAAGGGCGCGACCGCGGAGGGATGGTTGTGGCTCTCTACCTTAAAGGCAAAGCCCCAGCCCTCGCCCATATCGACGACGCCGGCATTTTCCCCCTGTCCCTGAAGCACATACTTCCCCTTGGAGGGGAAGGTGCGGAGCAGAGGCCGCGTCGACTTATAACTGCAATGCTCTGACCACATGACGCCGATAAGCTCCAGCTCAAGATCGTTCGGCTCGCGGCCGAGCAGCTCTATTATCCTCTTATATTCCGACTCCGAGAGTCCAACTTCACGAAAACCCATTAGAGTGCACCCCTCTTTGCAAAATCTTGTGCGATCGAACGCCAGAAATCTCCGCCGTCGGAACCGCCGTTGAGATGTGCGATCGTCGCGCGCTCCGGGTGCGGCATCAGGCCGAGGATATTTCCTTCCTTATTACAAATGCCGGCGATGCCGTTCAGCGCGCCGTTCGGCGCGTACTCCGCGCCCGCCTCGCCCGTCTGCGGGTCGGCGTAGCGGAATACCACCCGTCCCGACTCCTCGAGCTCGCGAAGCTCCTTATCGGGGAGGAAATAGAGCCCCTCGTGGTGCGCGATCGGATACTGGACGATATCGCCCTTCTTGAAGCCGGAGGTGAAACGGTTGTCGGTACGCTCAACGCGCATCCAGCATTTTTTACAGAGGAAGGTGGTGCTGGTATTCGCCAGCAGGGCGCCCGGCAGGAGCTTCGTCTCCGTCAGCACCTGGAAGCCGTTACAGATGCCGAGCAGGAGCTTTCCCGCCTCAGCGTGCCTGCGCACCGCTTCGATGATCGGCGAACGCGCGGCCATCGCGCCGGAGCGCAGATAATCCCCGTACGAAAAACCTCCGGGGAGAATGACGAGATCCGGCTGTGAGGCGAACTCACGCTCCTCATGCCAGACCATATCCACGGGCGTCTTTAATGTTTCGGCGACGGCGCGCTGAACGTCGCGGTCGCAGTTGCTTCCGGGAAAAACGACAACGGCGGTTCTCATCGTTACGCTTCCCGAACCGATATCTTGTAGGTCTCTATCAGATCGTTGGCCAGAAGATCCTGGCACATATTTTTCACAGCTTCCGCCGCCGCGTCGCCGTCCTTGGCCTCGAGCCGCATCGTCACGATGCGTCCGACGCGCACCTCGCTCAAGCCCTCATAGCCGAGATGGGTCAGCGTCTTCTCTACAGCCTTGCCCTGTGTGTCCAGAACTCCTTCGCGCGGGGTGATAACGGCCTCTGCATGGAAAATCATAGAATAACATCCTCCTTGAGATGTTTATTTAGTGTGATTGTGTGGAATTGTCCACGGTGATGCTAAGAATATAACGCTCATATCAGTAAATGTCAATGATGTGTCATTTCAGAAAAATGCAGACAAAAAATTGACTCTATGTCACAAAATAGTATAATATTGAGCAGAGCAAAAATATTTTGTTCTAAAAAAAGGGAGGTAGATGTATCATGAAACTAAGTAAGCGCACCACGGTTGTCGTTATGTTGGTTCTTTGCACCGCCCTCTTCGCCTCGACGGCGGCCTTTGCCGCCGAAGAGATCAAAATCGGCGCTCTCTTCCCGCTGACCGGCCCCGCGGCGGTCTCCGGACAGAACTGCGTGAACTCCGTCCTCGCGGCAGCCGACGTCATCAACAAGAAAAATCCCGACATCAACGCCCCTCTCGCGGCGGGAGAGGGCCTTCTCGGCGGCAAGTACGTCATCAAGATAGTCCCCGCCGACCATCAGGGCAAGCCGGATGTCGCTAAATCCGAGGCCGAACGCCTCTACAACCAGGAAAAAGTCTTTGCGATCATCGGCAGCTACAACAGCGCCGCCACCAAACCGGCCAGCGCCGTCGCCGAGCGCGCGAAGAAGATCTTCATGTGCGGCTGCTCGAGCTCCGCGGCCCTCACCGAGCGCGGCTACAAGTATTTCTTCCGCCACGCCCCGACGGACGCTATCGAATCCGTTGAATTCGTCGATTACATCGAATACCTTAATAAGGAAAAGAAGGCCGGCATAAAGACCCTCGGCCTCATCTATGAAAACACCGAATTCGGCAAGCACGCCGCCGACGAGGCGCGCAAAGCGGCCAAGAAGATCGACCTTAAAGTAGTGGCCGACGTCCCCTTCAACAACGGCGCGACGAACCTCAACAGCGAAGTCCAGAAACTCAAGTCTGCCAACCCCGACGCCGTATTCGGCGCGGCGCTCGGCGGCGACTACTCACTGTGGGTACGCACCATGAAGCAGGTCAACTGGCTCCCGAAGATCGCCCTCAACTACTGCACCGGCTACCAGAACCCCGCGGTACAGAAAGAGCTCGGTTCCGACGGAAACTACTTCATGGGCGGCATGGGCTACTCGCCTGAACTCGCGAAACAATTCATGCCCGAAGCGATCAAAATCCAGGACAAATACTACACGCCGAGAAGCAATCAGCCCTTCGACAGCGACTCCATCCAGGAGGCGGTCATGCTGATGGTCCTCGCCCAGGCGATAGAGAAGGCGGGCGGCCCCGACACGGAGAAGGTCCTCAAAATAATCCAGACCGACGAAT is drawn from Cloacibacillus porcorum and contains these coding sequences:
- the purL gene encoding phosphoribosylformylglycinamidine synthase subunit PurL, with product MGFREVGLSESEYKRIIELLGREPNDLELELIGVMWSEHCSYKSTRPLLRTFPSKGKYVLQGQGENAGVVDMGEGWGFAFKVESHNHPSAVAPFQGAATGVGGIIRDIIAMGARPSVSMDGLFFGDASLQKTRNLAKGIVEGIGSYGNAVGVPIVGGKTFYSPCYNDNPLVNAFSAGFVRLDKMASSQTAKPGDYAVLLGSKTGRDGIAGASFASRELDEDSKASKPQIQIGDPFEEKLLIECCMDLLDKKLIASMQDMGAAGILSSSSEIAHKSGCGIDIQVEKIPLREADMLPWEIFLSESQERMLLIVEEEKLEPVFAMAKHYGLDCAIVGEMTDSKRYRVYKNGVLEAELPTSILGDTPEILWPAAEPKDLPARQAIELSKLASADPAKDLLEMLSCPNGHRKDAIWEQYDSMVQLHTIAGPGEPAAIVEVPDTHRACVLTMEAEPYKCWTDPYTGASEAMALSLRGLWLTGADALGMTNCLNFASPEVPEKFYELKECLRGLADTCRALDCPVVSGNVSLYNETATDRIYPTPLVVTAGLVVDRDRVIRAGRTKAGDFIYLVGAPEGSLGATRYQQAKDGKPLGKTAAPDAEAEKAFRDRALKTAQRQLANSGRVVAGGGLASALANEAIASGVGMDIELAPRGGVETLLFSEGGARAVYAVSPEKAAEFEAAWSGFPCVKAGKAGGDKFSWQGILTLPLEELAKAFTEEK
- the purQ gene encoding phosphoribosylformylglycinamidine synthase subunit PurQ, translated to MRTAVVVFPGSNCDRDVQRAVAETLKTPVDMVWHEEREFASQPDLVILPGGFSYGDYLRSGAMAARSPIIEAVRRHAEAGKLLLGICNGFQVLTETKLLPGALLANTSTTFLCKKCWMRVERTDNRFTSGFKKGDIVQYPIAHHEGLYFLPDKELRELEESGRVVFRYADPQTGEAGAEYAPNGALNGIAGICNKEGNILGLMPHPERATIAHLNGGSDGGDFWRSIAQDFAKRGAL
- a CDS encoding ABC transporter substrate-binding protein, encoding MKLSKRTTVVVMLVLCTALFASTAAFAAEEIKIGALFPLTGPAAVSGQNCVNSVLAAADVINKKNPDINAPLAAGEGLLGGKYVIKIVPADHQGKPDVAKSEAERLYNQEKVFAIIGSYNSAATKPASAVAERAKKIFMCGCSSSAALTERGYKYFFRHAPTDAIESVEFVDYIEYLNKEKKAGIKTLGLIYENTEFGKHAADEARKAAKKIDLKVVADVPFNNGATNLNSEVQKLKSANPDAVFGAALGGDYSLWVRTMKQVNWLPKIALNYCTGYQNPAVQKELGSDGNYFMGGMGYSPELAKQFMPEAIKIQDKYYTPRSNQPFDSDSIQEAVMLMVLAQAIEKAGGPDTEKVLKIIQTDEFPSVMSLSGSVKFGPDGQNIKALSVITQLDEQKYNTVFPLKYKDSEPVVPMKPWDKR
- the purS gene encoding phosphoribosylformylglycinamidine synthase subunit PurS, which encodes MIFHAEAVITPREGVLDTQGKAVEKTLTHLGYEGLSEVRVGRIVTMRLEAKDGDAAAEAVKNMCQDLLANDLIETYKISVREA